One genomic region from Vibrio cyclitrophicus encodes:
- a CDS encoding PA4780 family RIO1-like protein kinase, with the protein MKIPKRIQPLVDDGLVDEVTSQLMSGKEASVYIVRCGDTIRCAKVYKEISQRSFKKATAYREGRKVRNSRRARAMEKGSGFGREQQEKVWQSAEVDALYKLAEAGVRVPIPYGCFDGVLLMELVTDDDGYVAPRLNDVVMPAEQAIEDHQVMMTYVVKMLCVGLIHGDLSEFNVLVDEYGPVIIDLPQAVDASANNNAEWMLTRDVNNIRDYYAQFAPELSTTEYAKEIWALYEKGDLKPDTKLTGEFTETDELADIEAIMQEIDAARVEEQHRRERVKEEKEGVDDSKFNWSES; encoded by the coding sequence ATGAAGATACCAAAAAGAATACAGCCTTTAGTTGACGATGGTTTAGTCGACGAGGTAACAAGCCAACTGATGAGTGGCAAAGAAGCGTCAGTGTATATAGTACGCTGCGGCGATACGATCCGTTGTGCCAAGGTTTATAAAGAAATAAGCCAACGTAGCTTCAAGAAAGCGACAGCATATCGAGAAGGGCGCAAAGTCCGTAATAGCCGTCGAGCTAGAGCCATGGAAAAGGGCTCGGGTTTCGGTCGTGAGCAACAAGAAAAAGTATGGCAAAGCGCTGAAGTTGATGCTTTATATAAATTGGCAGAGGCAGGCGTTCGTGTACCCATTCCTTATGGCTGTTTCGACGGCGTGCTTCTTATGGAGCTAGTCACTGATGATGACGGTTATGTCGCGCCAAGACTAAACGATGTCGTGATGCCAGCTGAACAAGCGATTGAAGATCACCAAGTTATGATGACCTACGTGGTCAAAATGCTGTGTGTTGGTTTGATTCATGGCGACTTGTCTGAGTTCAACGTGCTTGTGGATGAATATGGTCCAGTGATCATTGATTTACCACAAGCGGTTGATGCATCTGCCAATAATAATGCAGAGTGGATGTTGACTCGCGACGTAAATAATATTCGTGATTATTACGCTCAGTTTGCACCAGAGTTATCAACGACAGAGTATGCTAAGGAAATATGGGCTCTGTACGAGAAGGGCGACCTTAAGCCAGATACTAAGCTAACCGGTGAGTTTACAGAAACCGATGAATTAGCGGATATCGAAGCTATCATGCAAGAGATAGATGCGGCAAGAGTTGAAGAACAACACCGTCGTGAACGTGTTAAAGAAGAAAAAGAAGGTGTCGACGACAGCAAATTTAATTGGTCTGAGTCTTAG
- a CDS encoding SDR family oxidoreductase — translation MVEQLRLQILVIGGSGGIGFAVVQHLLSELSHFDFLDVQVDATYHSQCPTLEDTRLHWHQLDATNETEVAQLSARFNKLDWLINCVGMLHTPNLGPEKNLSSIDPEFFLKNISVNTLPSLLLAKHFTPVLRFSDNPKFAVVSAKVGSISDNRLGGWYSYRSSKAALNMFIKTMSIEWQRTVKKGTVLVLHPGTTDTALSKPFQANVPEGKLFESSYVAHQLVDIISSAIPENSGNFYAYDGEQLTW, via the coding sequence ATGGTGGAACAACTCAGATTACAAATATTAGTCATTGGTGGCAGCGGCGGAATTGGTTTCGCAGTGGTTCAACACCTACTGTCTGAGCTGTCTCATTTTGATTTTCTCGATGTTCAGGTTGATGCAACTTACCACTCGCAATGCCCCACTCTTGAAGACACGCGACTTCACTGGCATCAACTCGATGCAACCAACGAAACAGAAGTCGCACAACTAAGCGCGAGGTTCAATAAACTTGATTGGTTAATCAACTGCGTAGGGATGCTTCACACACCAAACCTTGGGCCGGAAAAGAACTTATCGTCTATCGACCCTGAATTTTTTCTGAAAAACATCTCTGTTAATACACTACCAAGCTTACTGTTGGCTAAACATTTCACACCTGTTCTAAGATTCAGTGACAATCCAAAATTCGCGGTCGTCTCAGCTAAGGTAGGCAGTATTTCAGATAACAGATTAGGCGGTTGGTACAGCTATCGCTCATCAAAAGCAGCGTTAAACATGTTTATCAAAACCATGTCGATTGAATGGCAACGAACGGTTAAGAAAGGAACCGTGTTAGTACTGCATCCAGGTACAACCGATACCGCGTTGTCAAAGCCATTTCAAGCGAATGTGCCTGAAGGAAAGCTGTTTGAATCGAGCTACGTCGCCCACCAACTGGTCGACATAATCAGCAGTGCAATACCGGAAAACAGTGGCAACTTTTACGCGTATGATGGTGAGCAATTGACTTGGTGA
- a CDS encoding cryptochrome/photolyase family protein — translation MKFKTVRLIFGDQLNIEHSWFQQVDDSVIYMIAELKQETDYVASHIQKVAAFFSAMSYFANELTQQGHQVLHLTLDDTAQFENLDALLQHYVSEFDAEKFEYQRPDEYRLLQQMAKLKLTNVTKGCCDTEHFLFPFEEIETQFPKDKHIMMEHFYRRMRKRFDILLEDDKPVGGKWNYDANNRKKLKKQDIANLPQPLMFSNDISDLLKRIERHHVQTIGEVGEQLLWPVNRAQSLSLLAHFCQVCLPLFGQFQDAMTTEHDSKWSLYHCRLSFSLNSKLLSPREVIDAALSAFEASKAQDKPSIDIAQVEGFVRQILGWREYIRGVYWANMPAYANKNYYSADRQLPHYFWDGQTKMNCMKHAIGQSLEFAYAHHIQRLMITGNFCLITAIAPDQVDSWYLGIYVDAIEWVEMPNTRGMALFADGGIVGTKPYSASGSYINRMSDYCKGCHYQIKERSGESSCPFNSLYWRFMNQHRDALNRNPRMGMLYRSWDNMDQQDQQAILDTAEQRLTNLENL, via the coding sequence ATGAAATTCAAAACTGTACGCCTTATTTTTGGTGATCAACTCAACATTGAACACTCTTGGTTTCAGCAAGTCGACGACAGTGTGATTTATATGATCGCTGAGCTCAAACAAGAAACGGATTATGTCGCGTCTCACATTCAGAAAGTCGCTGCATTTTTCTCTGCCATGTCCTATTTCGCCAACGAACTCACTCAACAAGGTCATCAGGTACTGCATTTAACATTGGATGACACAGCGCAATTCGAAAACCTGGATGCCCTGCTTCAACATTATGTAAGCGAGTTCGACGCCGAAAAATTTGAATACCAAAGACCGGATGAATATCGCTTACTTCAGCAAATGGCAAAACTCAAACTAACCAATGTTACCAAAGGATGTTGTGATACTGAGCACTTCTTATTTCCGTTTGAGGAAATTGAAACGCAGTTTCCGAAAGACAAACACATTATGATGGAACACTTCTATCGTCGGATGAGAAAACGTTTCGACATTTTGTTGGAGGATGACAAACCGGTTGGTGGTAAGTGGAACTACGATGCCAACAATCGTAAAAAGCTTAAGAAGCAAGACATCGCCAACTTACCGCAGCCTTTGATGTTCTCTAACGATATCTCGGACCTTTTGAAGCGCATCGAGCGTCATCATGTACAAACCATTGGCGAAGTTGGTGAGCAACTCTTATGGCCAGTAAACCGAGCTCAAAGCTTGTCTCTACTCGCTCATTTTTGCCAAGTTTGCTTGCCACTGTTTGGTCAATTTCAAGATGCAATGACTACAGAACACGATTCAAAGTGGAGCTTGTATCATTGTCGTCTCTCTTTTTCTTTGAACAGCAAGTTGCTTAGCCCTCGCGAAGTCATTGATGCGGCACTCTCGGCTTTTGAAGCGTCAAAGGCTCAAGATAAACCAAGCATCGATATCGCTCAGGTCGAAGGTTTCGTACGCCAAATACTTGGTTGGCGTGAGTACATTCGAGGCGTGTATTGGGCCAACATGCCCGCTTATGCCAATAAAAACTATTATTCAGCCGACCGACAATTACCTCATTACTTTTGGGATGGTCAAACCAAAATGAATTGCATGAAGCACGCGATTGGTCAATCCCTTGAGTTTGCTTATGCACATCACATTCAGAGGCTGATGATCACTGGCAACTTCTGCTTGATAACTGCCATAGCACCTGACCAAGTCGACAGTTGGTACCTTGGCATTTACGTAGATGCGATTGAATGGGTCGAAATGCCAAATACGCGAGGTATGGCACTGTTTGCGGATGGCGGCATCGTAGGAACCAAACCATACTCTGCCAGCGGTTCGTACATCAACCGTATGAGTGATTACTGTAAAGGATGCCACTATCAGATAAAAGAGCGCAGCGGTGAATCCTCTTGCCCATTCAATAGCTTGTACTGGCGCTTCATGAATCAACATCGCGATGCGTTAAACCGTAACCCGCGCATGGGCATGTTATATCGATCTTGGGACAATATGGATCAGCAAGACCAACAAGCAATTCTCGATACTGCAGAACAACGACTGACTAACTTGGAGAACTTATAA
- a CDS encoding DUF2256 domain-containing protein, producing MHKKPYLPTKICPVCQKPFAWRKKWERCWENVIYCSERCRRNKS from the coding sequence ATGCACAAGAAACCATATCTACCCACGAAGATATGTCCGGTTTGCCAAAAACCATTTGCATGGCGCAAGAAGTGGGAGCGTTGCTGGGAAAATGTCATCTATTGTTCAGAACGCTGTCGTCGCAACAAATCCTAA